The following coding sequences lie in one Candidatus Hydrogenedentota bacterium genomic window:
- a CDS encoding ABC transporter ATP-binding protein, translating into MIEAKNLTKLYGSIAAIRDVSFEVEQGEIIGFLGPNGAGKSTTMRILTGYTPATSGTARIAGFYIDDDPIEVKRRVGYMPESVPLYGEMLVDSYLTYVAEIKNVPRRQRRIEVDRVKDRCGLSDMGRRIIRNLSKGYRQRVGLAQALVGNPPVLILDEPTVGLDPRQIVDIRTMIKDLAEEHTVLLSTHILPEVSMLCERVLIINKGRIVAQDTMEHLTGGKRGKSLEDVFVEVVAKDEEAT; encoded by the coding sequence ATGATTGAAGCGAAGAACCTCACCAAGCTCTACGGCTCCATCGCGGCGATACGCGATGTATCCTTCGAAGTCGAGCAGGGAGAAATCATTGGTTTTCTCGGTCCCAACGGTGCCGGGAAGAGTACGACCATGCGAATCCTGACCGGCTACACGCCCGCCACCAGCGGAACGGCGCGGATTGCGGGATTCTATATCGACGACGACCCCATCGAAGTGAAGCGGCGGGTCGGGTATATGCCGGAGAGCGTGCCGCTCTACGGAGAGATGTTGGTTGACTCCTATCTGACCTACGTCGCAGAAATTAAGAACGTTCCTCGCCGCCAAAGGCGAATCGAAGTGGATAGGGTAAAGGACCGCTGCGGCCTGTCCGACATGGGGAGACGCATCATTCGCAACCTCTCCAAAGGCTACCGGCAGCGGGTCGGACTTGCGCAAGCCCTCGTGGGCAATCCCCCTGTCTTGATTCTGGACGAGCCGACCGTGGGGCTGGACCCGCGCCAGATCGTGGATATCCGCACCATGATTAAGGACCTCGCCGAAGAGCACACGGTGCTGCTAAGCACGCACATCCTTCCGGAAGTCTCCATGTTGTGTGAGCGTGTCCTCATCATCAACAAGGGCCGAATTGTCGCGCAGGACACGATGGAGCATCTGACCGGAGGCAAGCGCGGCAAGAGCCTGGAAGACGTGTTCGTGGAAGTAGTCGCCAAGGACGAGGAAGCGACATGA
- a CDS encoding ABC transporter permease subunit — MRNTWAVCKREFSSFFVTPVGYVVVATFAAISGAAFSGVFTGFCKITQSPNSYGYEGIPNFEELMLSPYLVFCGQLILFIGPLITMRLLAEERNRGTLELLLTHPLRDREIIFGKYLASLGIVLVLMMVVGVHMVLMARHTEVEPVVLVFGLLTVFLMSAAFMSLGLFVSSVTGNQITAGTLTFGLWFVSYILGTYGSDLPPDVSVPANWGQSIQLAANFFYHIFRQLVVQLPLDAHAQEMAQGALRPKDIAYYVLFSSFFLFLTFRSLEARRWRA; from the coding sequence ATGAGAAACACGTGGGCGGTCTGCAAACGCGAATTCTCGAGCTTCTTCGTCACGCCCGTAGGGTATGTCGTCGTGGCGACGTTCGCAGCCATTTCCGGGGCGGCGTTTTCGGGCGTATTCACGGGCTTCTGCAAGATCACGCAGTCCCCGAACTCCTATGGCTACGAAGGCATACCCAATTTCGAGGAGTTGATGCTCAGCCCCTATCTCGTCTTTTGCGGACAGTTGATCCTCTTCATTGGACCCTTGATTACCATGCGCCTCCTTGCCGAAGAACGGAACCGGGGAACGCTTGAACTACTTCTCACGCACCCACTTCGCGACAGAGAGATCATCTTCGGGAAGTACTTGGCCTCCCTGGGGATCGTCCTGGTGCTGATGATGGTCGTCGGCGTGCACATGGTCTTGATGGCTCGCCACACCGAAGTGGAACCGGTTGTACTGGTCTTCGGGTTGTTGACGGTCTTTCTCATGAGCGCGGCTTTCATGAGCCTGGGGCTCTTCGTCTCGTCGGTAACCGGCAACCAAATTACGGCAGGGACACTGACGTTCGGTCTATGGTTCGTCTCGTACATCCTGGGAACCTATGGATCGGATCTCCCGCCGGACGTCTCCGTGCCCGCGAACTGGGGACAGAGTATCCAGCTCGCAGCGAACTTCTTCTACCATATCTTCCGGCAGTTGGTGGTGCAATTGCCTCTGGATGCGCATGCCCAGGAAATGGCTCAGGGCGCGCTGAGACCCAAAGACATCGCGTACTATGTACTCTTCTCGTCGTTCTTCCTGTTCCTGACGTTCCGCTCGCTTGAAGCGCGGCGTTGGAGGGCTTAG